A genome region from Hevea brasiliensis isolate MT/VB/25A 57/8 chromosome 7, ASM3005281v1, whole genome shotgun sequence includes the following:
- the LOC110653082 gene encoding uncharacterized protein LOC110653082: MDSGNSGSMQSSSGGDEEYDSRAESISAFLNNNNNPLSHVGPMPNPPPPQPPPPDHHHHQTHHPSSSSMFNLLSNYFDPLSSSRSPPPLTNPNSFLNLDMVWSKNLRSETNCTDLGGFVTPSSPTQQFFTNQPQSRTTFPSVQIPQGPEIVARGSGSASASGSNDQTNNNTTTTPTNNIVRNPKKRSRASRRAPTTVLTTDTTNFRAMVQEFTGIPAPPFTSSPFPRSRLDLFGTASTLRSAAHLESPTPPYLLRPFAQKIQLPPPFLSPSSSTSSSFSTSSMVDAIASTTTTNINSGTGTNTNTSNSSTSINYQLSSDLGLLKQPQNLLNINMPNPILNPHSLLPKYPLPNSAILDTSKTQQGSLDMSSNDSHLKMGVLEEFGLSHGHVSTNLTRLQNIVSSSNTTLRGSDSSNNNNHRPANWGDGVGSNEGDQGLLRSINGNYSNSQPRVTNGKANYSASSSDFQGDKGPENVTAARSEGMMESWICSSD; this comes from the coding sequence ATGGATTCTGGTAATAGTGGAAGTATGCAATCTTCAAGTGGTGGAGATGAGGAGTATGATTCACGCGCAGAGTCAATCTCagctttcttgaacaacaataaCAACCCATTAAGCCATGTTGGTCCCATGCCTAACCCACCAccaccacagccaccaccaccagaccaccaccaccaccaaacCCATCACCCCTCTTCATCATCCATGTTTAACCTCTTATCAAACTACTTTGATCCTTTATCCTCATCAAGATCGCCGCCGCCGCTCACAAACCCAAATTCATTCCTCAATCTTGATATGGTCTGGTCCAAAAACTTAAGATCTGAGACGAATTGCACTGATCTTGGTGGTTTCGTAACCCCATCCTCACCAACCCAACAATTTTTCACCAACCAACCACAAAGTAGAACCACTTTTCCTTCAGTACAAATCCCCCAGGGACCAGAAATTGTTGCAAGAGGTTCGGGTTCAGCTTCAGCTTCGGGTTCGAATGATCAGACCAACAacaacaccaccaccacccccaccAATAATATTGTTCGTAATCCTAAGAAGAGATCCAGAGCTTCGAGGCGTGCACCAACCACTGTTTTGACCACAGACACCACTAATTTCCGAGCCATGGTTCAGGAGTTCACTGGCATCCCTGCACCACCCTTCACATCCTCGCCTTTTCCAAGAAGCAGGCTTGATCTATTTGGCACTGCTTCCACTTTGAGATCAGCTGCCCATTTGGAATCCCCTACACCTCCTTATCTTTTGAGACCTTTCGCCCAAAAAATCCAACTTCCCCCTCCATTTCTCTCTCCTTCGTCTTCAACGTCCTCATCTTTTTCCACTTCTTCTATGGTGGATGCTATAGCTTCCACTACTACAACTAACATCAATTCTGGTACTGGAACCAATACTAATACTTCTAATTCTTCAACTTCCATTAACTACCAGCTATCGTCTGATTTAGGACTTCTGAAGCAGCCACAGAATCTACTCAACATCAACATGCCAAACCCAATTCTCAATCCCCACTCTCTCCTTCCTAAATACCCACTTCCCAATTCAGCCATTCTTGACACCTCCAAAACGCAACAAGGGTCGTTGGACATGTCATCGAATGATTCACATCTGAAAATGGGTGTTCTGGAAGAGTTCGGTTTGAGCCATGGCCATGTTAGCACGAACCTCACTCGACTCCAAAACATAGTATCATCATCAAACACAACATTGCGAGGAAGCGACAGCAGCAACAACAACAACCACCGCCCCGCAAACTGGGGAGATGGAGTGGGATCGAACGAGGGTGATCAAGGTCTGTTAAGGTCCATCAATGGTAATTACAGTAACTCACAGCCAAGAGTTACCAATGGGAAAGCAAACTACTCGGCTTCTTCATCAGATTTTCAAGGCGATAAGGGGCCAGAGAATGTGACTGCTGCAAGAAGTGAAGGTATGATGGAATCATGGATTTGTTCTTCAgattag